TGGCGGAAGTTGAACTCGCCCTCGGTCACCTGGTCGTCGCGCGTCTGCGTCCAGACCAGGTAGAACGTCGAGCCCGGCATGTACTCCCAGCGGAACACGGCATTGCCCCGCAGCGAGCGCACCGTGAAATCGCGATCGCCGATCGCGATTGGCGGCGCCGGCCCGGCGCCGTCGGGGTCGGCGGTGGTGGTGGACGGATCGAAGCTCGAGCCGTTCTCTCCATAGGTCAGGAAGTCGTAGCTGCGCGGGCGGGCGAGCTCCTTGTAGTTCTGGTAGTTCCCGGTGGAAACGAGTGGCTGCGCGTAGAGCTGGAAGCTCACCGAGGGCGTGAACGCCCAGTTCACCCGAAAGTTTCCGGACACCGTGGTCTGGTCGAGATCGGCGAACACGTAGCGGCTGCCGTAGGTGCCGGTCGCCGTCGCATCCACGTAGTTGTCGACCCACGCCGAGGTGTCGAACGAGCGTTCGTAGCCGGGGCCCATGCTGAAGAGCAGATTGGAGACCGGTTTCAGCTCGATCGAGGGAAACACGTTCCACTGCCAGGAATTCGCTTCGGGCTGGAAATACGTGTAGGCGTTGACCGAGAGATAGACGGGGCGCTTGCCGTCGGTGTCGGCGTAGAGGCTGAACTCGTAGCCCGGCAGGTTGAGGATGCGCGGGCCGCCGCGCGTCGCGCGATCGTTCACCGTCTGCGGGTTGTAGGCGAATTCGTAGTTGGCGGTGTAGTTGTTGATGAAGGTGGTGTTGCCGTTCAGGAAGTAGCCGGCCCACGTCACCTGCCCGCCGAAGTCGGTGCTGCCGAACAACGCGGTCGAGAAATCCTGGTACTTGGTGAGCCGCGTCGGCTGAGTCCACTTGTAGCCGCCGGCGACGTGCGCGTTGATCTCGTCGGCAAAGCGCATGAAGCCCATGTCGTTCACGTCGAAGCGGGGATTCAGGAACCCGAATCCCGCGTTCATGAAGGTGTGGCCCTCCTGCTTGTTGAGCCACAGCCGCGTGCCGAAGCCGGTCATCGAGGTCGCGGCGGAGTCGGGATGCAGGTAGCCGGCGTCGGGCCGCTGCAGGTAGTGCTGGGAATTCTGCTGGAGCGAGAGGATCCGGGCCTGAGTGCCGTGCGCCCACGTCATCGCGCTCCAGCCCGACAGCACCCAGATCTTGCGCGGATCGAGGAACGCCCAGCCGTCGATCGCTCCCACCACCGACTGGGCATTCAACTGGTCACGCAGCGTCGGCTCGTCGAAATCGCGCGCCACCAGCGAGCCCATCATGCCGAATCCATAGCGCCGCCCGCTGAATTGCCGCAGCCCGCGCGCGATGCCGTAATAGGTGAGCGGCTCGATCTCGGTGCTGGACTTGATGCCACTGCCGGAGAGATCGGCGTACTCGCGCCCGGTGAGGGCGTGCAGCGTGCCGAAATTCCAGTCGGGGCCGAGCTTTCCCGTCAGCTTCGCCGCGCCGAGGATCGTGGTCGCGGTGGGCGTGTGCGTGAACTCGGAGTCCGGCACCGAGCCCTCGGGCGCGCGACCGATGCGGCGGCTGTAGAAGAACTGCGGATCGTTCCAGTTGAAGTTCCAGTAGCTGTTGGCGCCTTCGTTGCCGAAATGGAAAACGGCGTTGTTCTCCACGAAGAACGGGCGCTTCTCCTGGAAATAGGTCTCGATGTCGCTCAGGTTCACCACCGCCGGATCCACCTCGACCTGGCCGAAATCGGGATTGACGGTGGCGTTGAGCGTCAACCGGCTGCCGACGCTGGTGCGCAGGTCGCCGCCGGCGTTCCCGCTGTAGCGTGAGCCGTCGTTGAACGGGTCGTCGGGCGAGTGCACCAGATACTCGGCTTTGCTGGTGACGTAGGGCAGCAGCTCGATGGCGTGCGTCGCGCGCAGGTCGCGAAGCCCCTGCAGCTCGGGGAAACGCGAGACGAAGCCCGAGCCGTTCTTGGGCTGGTGCACCACGTAGTTGGTCTCATTGCGCCGCTGGAGCATGCGGAAGAAGTTGATGCCCCACACCGGCTGGGCGCCACCGACGTAGCGCAGCTGCGACAGCGGAATGCGCATCTCGACCGTCCAGCCCTGCTCGTCGCGCCGCGCGCGACCCTGCCATACGCCGTCCCACGAGCCATCCTGCGCGCCGTCGTTGGAGAGCGTCCCGTCGTAGAGCGTGCCCGCGACGTTGACCGAGAAGTAATAGCCGCTGCGTCCGTCGCGCTGGGAATCGAGGAACACCGTGAACTGGTCGGACTGGACGCCGACGTCCCGCCGCGCCAATCGAACGATGATCGAATCGGGCGCGGTGTCGAACATGCGGGCGCCGACATAGAGCGCGTCGTCGTCGTAGGCAACGCGGACCTCGGTGCGCTGGCTGGGCGGCGCCCACTCGAGCGGGTCCACCTGATGGAAGGTGGTGCAGGCGGGCGCCTCCTTCCACACCGCCTCGGTGAGCGCGCCGTCGATGTCGATCGGCGTGGTGACGCGCACTGCCTGGACCGGCGGCGGCGGGGGCAGCTCCGGAAGCCCCGCGGGTCTGAGCGGGCCGCCAACGGGCGGAACCGGCTGGGCGCCCGCAATCCCGATCGCGAGCGTAGCCAGGAATAGGGCCACGCCCGGGAGGATCAGGGCAGGGGGGCGGCGCATGCGGGGCTCTCCGGCCAGCAGACGATCAGGGGATCGCGAGCGAATCGGGCAGACTACGACGCCCGGTTCGACGGACCAATCCCCCAGAAGGTTGCAACCGGCGGCGCCGGGTCCCCCGACCCGGCGCCCACCGGACTCAAGTGCTCTGCGCCTGGGCCTGCACCGGGGCCGGCTCGGGGGTACGCATCTGCTTCACCCGCTCGCGTAGCCTCGGCGCGTAGCCACGCCCGGATTGGAAATTCTTGCCGCCTTCCAATGTCACCACGTACTCGCCATGCGGCGTCGAGGCCAGCCGCCTCACGCGATCGAGATTGACGATCAGCGAGCGGTGGATGCGCAGAAATTGCTGGGTATTGAGCCGCGCTTCCATGCCCTTCATGGTCTCGCGCAGCAGATGGTTCTCGCGGCCACACTGGATCGAAACGTAGTTCCCGGCGGCCTCGACCCAGTCGATCTCCTCGGGCCTGAGGAACGCGACGCGCCCGCCGTCGCGCACCACCACGCGATCGGCCAGCCGGCCGTCGGCGCGCAGCGATTCGATCAGCGCCATCAGTCGCGGATCCGGTGGGCCGGATGCGCGCCCCGACACCGCGGTCAGCTCGCGGCTCGCCAGTGCGGAACGCGCAATCTCGGCCCGAGCCCGTTCCAGGGTGCGCTGGAAACGCTCCCGGTCGAAGGGCTTGAGGAGATAGTCGAGCGCGTGAACCTCGAAGGCCTTGAGCGCGTACTGGTCGAACGCGGTGACGAACACCACGCTCGGCATGCGCTCGCCGGTCATCGCCTCCAGCACGCCGAAGCCATCGAGGCCCGGCATCTGGACGTCGAGGAACACGAGATCGGGCGAGCGTTCCCGGATCGCGCGCAGGGCGCTCAAACCGTCACCGCACTCGCCCAGTACGGTGACGTTGTCGGAATCCTTCAACAGCATGCGCAGCTTGTCGCGCGCCGGCGGCTCATCGTCCACGATCATCACCCGCAGATTCATGTCCCCACCTCGCTCGCCAGGTGCAAGGGCAGTTCGATTCGCACGCGAGTGCCGCCGCCCGGCGTGGGTTCCAGCTCCAGCGTTTGCGCGGGCCCGTAGAGCTGCTGGAGCCGCGCGCGTGTATTGGACAACCCGGTGCCTTCGCGTACTCCGGCCTCCGGCAACCCGGCGCCGTCGTCGCGCACTTCGACTCGCAACTTCTCCTGAGCGCGTCGCGCGAGCACTTCGACGCGCCCCCCGGACACTCGCTCTCCGAATCCATGACGGATCGCGTTCTCGACCAGCGGCTGCAGCACCAGCGCCGGCACCATGGCGTCGAGCACCTCGGGCACGGCGTGGACGTGGGCGCGCAGCCGGTCGCCGAAGCGCATCTGCTGGATGTCGAGATAGCCGCGCAGGAACTCCAGCTCTTCGCGCAGCGTCACTTCCTGGCGGCCAACGCGCTCCATGGATTGCCGCAGCAGGTCGCTGAGCCGCGCCATCATCATGTCAGCACGCTCGACGTCGGTGTGCATCAACGCGGTGATGGCGTGCAACGTGTTGAACAGGAAGTGCGGCTGGAGCTGGGTCTTCAGCGCCTCGAGACGCGCCTCGCTGAGCGAGGCCTCGAGCCGGCTCGCCGCCAGCTCGCGATCGCGCATGCGCCGGTACCAGTCGAAGGCGTGCGCAGCGCCGACCACCAGCGCATAGGTGGCGAGATTGGTGTGGAGTTTGGCGATCATGATGCGCATCAGCGTCCAGTTGGAGGCCCCGCCGCCGATCAGGCCGGCCGACATCAGCACGCGCGCGCTCGTCATGCCTTCGATGGCCGCCATCAGCAGCGCCGCCGGCCAGTGGACGGCGAGCGCCGAGGGCCATTCGCGCGCACTGAACGGGTAGCGGCGCGCGAGCCAGAAGGCGGGGATGGCGAGCAGTGCCCAGCTCCAGGCGTCAGGGAGCTGGTAGAGAAAGGCGCGGCGCCAGTCGGCCGGGCGCCCCGAGATCAGGCTGTAGACAACGGTCTGGCTGGCGAAGAATGCGCCCAGCAGCGTCCACGCGCCGAAGTAAAGGAACGCGTTCCGGAGCCGATGGGTGCGCAGGGTATCCGCCATGCATCGAGGTTAGCCGGCGCGGCGCGCTGGGGCGGATGCCGAGATGACGAGACGGCGTTGCCGGGGGACGAGCGGGCGGTTTTGCGCGTCCATCGCGCTACGGGCACGCGACAGACACCCGGGCGCCGTGCGTGTCCGTCAGCGCGCGCCTGCGACCGTCAGCGCTCTGACAAGGCTCCGGCGAGCGCGGCCGCGAGCCGCGCGTTGTTCTGGAGCAGGGCGACGTTCGAGAACACGCTCGAGCCTTCGGTGAGCTCCCGCATCTTCTCCAGGAGAAACGGCGTCACCTCGCGACCGCGCACGCGCCTTTCCGCCGCTTCGCGGAGCGCCGTCGCCAGCGCCGGCTCGTAGAGGCCGAGCGGCAGCTCGTGATCCTCGGGGATCGGGTTCGCCACCACCACGCCGGTGCCCATGCCGAGCGAGAAGTGCGAGCGCACCGCGTCGGCCAGGGTTTCGAGCGCGTCGAAGCGGCAGTCGATCGGGATGCCGCTCTCGCGCCGAT
The DNA window shown above is from Candidatus Sulfotelmatobacter sp. and carries:
- a CDS encoding DUF5916 domain-containing protein, which produces MRRPPALILPGVALFLATLAIGIAGAQPVPPVGGPLRPAGLPELPPPPPVQAVRVTTPIDIDGALTEAVWKEAPACTTFHQVDPLEWAPPSQRTEVRVAYDDDALYVGARMFDTAPDSIIVRLARRDVGVQSDQFTVFLDSQRDGRSGYYFSVNVAGTLYDGTLSNDGAQDGSWDGVWQGRARRDEQGWTVEMRIPLSQLRYVGGAQPVWGINFFRMLQRRNETNYVVHQPKNGSGFVSRFPELQGLRDLRATHAIELLPYVTSKAEYLVHSPDDPFNDGSRYSGNAGGDLRTSVGSRLTLNATVNPDFGQVEVDPAVVNLSDIETYFQEKRPFFVENNAVFHFGNEGANSYWNFNWNDPQFFYSRRIGRAPEGSVPDSEFTHTPTATTILGAAKLTGKLGPDWNFGTLHALTGREYADLSGSGIKSSTEIEPLTYYGIARGLRQFSGRRYGFGMMGSLVARDFDEPTLRDQLNAQSVVGAIDGWAFLDPRKIWVLSGWSAMTWAHGTQARILSLQQNSQHYLQRPDAGYLHPDSAATSMTGFGTRLWLNKQEGHTFMNAGFGFLNPRFDVNDMGFMRFADEINAHVAGGYKWTQPTRLTKYQDFSTALFGSTDFGGQVTWAGYFLNGNTTFINNYTANYEFAYNPQTVNDRATRGGPRILNLPGYEFSLYADTDGKRPVYLSVNAYTYFQPEANSWQWNVFPSIELKPVSNLLFSMGPGYERSFDTSAWVDNYVDATATGTYGSRYVFADLDQTTVSGNFRVNWAFTPSVSFQLYAQPLVSTGNYQNYKELARPRSYDFLTYGENGSSFDPSTTTADPDGAGPAPPIAIGDRDFTVRSLRGNAVFRWEYMPGSTFYLVWTQTRDDQVTEGEFNFR
- a CDS encoding LytTR family DNA-binding domain-containing protein; amino-acid sequence: MNLRVMIVDDEPPARDKLRMLLKDSDNVTVLGECGDGLSALRAIRERSPDLVFLDVQMPGLDGFGVLEAMTGERMPSVVFVTAFDQYALKAFEVHALDYLLKPFDRERFQRTLERARAEIARSALASRELTAVSGRASGPPDPRLMALIESLRADGRLADRVVVRDGGRVAFLRPEEIDWVEAAGNYVSIQCGRENHLLRETMKGMEARLNTQQFLRIHRSLIVNLDRVRRLASTPHGEYVVTLEGGKNFQSGRGYAPRLRERVKQMRTPEPAPVQAQAQST
- a CDS encoding histidine kinase, with amino-acid sequence MADTLRTHRLRNAFLYFGAWTLLGAFFASQTVVYSLISGRPADWRRAFLYQLPDAWSWALLAIPAFWLARRYPFSAREWPSALAVHWPAALLMAAIEGMTSARVLMSAGLIGGGASNWTLMRIMIAKLHTNLATYALVVGAAHAFDWYRRMRDRELAASRLEASLSEARLEALKTQLQPHFLFNTLHAITALMHTDVERADMMMARLSDLLRQSMERVGRQEVTLREELEFLRGYLDIQQMRFGDRLRAHVHAVPEVLDAMVPALVLQPLVENAIRHGFGERVSGGRVEVLARRAQEKLRVEVRDDGAGLPEAGVREGTGLSNTRARLQQLYGPAQTLELEPTPGGGTRVRIELPLHLASEVGT